A single window of Geoanaerobacter pelophilus DNA harbors:
- a CDS encoding PKD domain-containing protein: protein MKGNCLIQMLLSFAILLILPKIAFAGPMSWNITSGGAWETTANWAPSKLPARGDDVDIRGAGGNSITFDSTVTIGSLKISGNSLSLRSGQITISPEMPPPPPQFSLAVVKSGTGSGNVTSSPSGINCGSVCTAAFDQNRSITLTATAEYGSLFTGWSNGSCSGTGNCTIAINGNTGVIATFASQASGLTAAFSSSHAAPYAGQSIQFTDQSTGTPVSWEWNFGDGTTSTVQNPTHTFLTANSYTVTLKVTNAGGASNTTTKTVTVTSTGSTFLLMSDAGSNGGNLPIYYTIDGSGASPALAWVNPPQGTTNYALVMTTLPGDGTTLYNWVLYNIPDTSVSLARNNTAVGTAGKTSHTVLGYAPPQSTGPGSKAYTLTLYALSGTPSLPADPSQVTGDLLTTAIANITLGSSSLSLSYARTAPEPGFSWQAADTAIIFTNTSGLSATSWLWDFGDGATATNQSPIHTYHNYGTYQVTLTVGNEFGSSSITKTITVASTAPMGMNNVQTISDGAQRTTLAFSAFAMMNGNLNSQSFFPPGKVADYTGFQYLRDNDLDGMGHNTSFLTRVAENVIYILSDEQFRQLTILATAQQADISSYGYGRFKLMKAFRHLLSGDIPSGSTGLSLDAVKSVSRQLYLIDGKISYDRALLYANVLNGMSSSQKAYLEAMKGKGWASWPDTSIEGSAMRAEIQRKMGTLLRQYGGDAVAVMTYAGDLFSWYAGSIEADVYFCPERQGTYYGGFYMKDAPAIGHEGYAISTSLTADVGTVLSDSTKGYVTETQAALMSGLVDTQRNNLYAGSTSIVSIRLQIATLLRKLLITSDTDKSIFNQVMSLSGTYGDLDGENNYNYATVFANVYQSLGTMILNGETIDQKAKITALYSSIMKGNYTDTNGNIIGTYDFSGSCPAPFLYSAPLAATDSGFVANTSDTAVYPLFGLTAP, encoded by the coding sequence ATGAAAGGGAATTGCTTGATACAAATGCTGCTTAGTTTCGCCATATTGCTGATCCTTCCGAAAATTGCCTTTGCCGGTCCAATGTCGTGGAACATCACCAGCGGGGGGGCTTGGGAAACCACGGCAAACTGGGCCCCTTCAAAACTGCCGGCACGGGGTGACGATGTCGACATTAGAGGAGCAGGCGGCAATTCGATCACGTTTGATTCGACTGTCACGATCGGCTCTCTGAAAATCAGCGGCAACTCTTTGAGCCTCAGATCTGGACAGATCACCATTTCTCCCGAAATGCCTCCGCCACCACCGCAGTTCAGCCTTGCTGTCGTAAAGTCCGGTACGGGAAGCGGAAATGTCACCAGTTCACCAAGCGGCATCAACTGCGGCTCGGTTTGCACGGCAGCTTTTGATCAAAATCGCAGTATTACGCTTACCGCAACAGCAGAATATGGATCACTTTTTACAGGATGGTCTAACGGCAGCTGCAGTGGCACAGGAAACTGCACCATCGCCATAAACGGAAACACCGGAGTCATTGCAACCTTTGCGAGCCAGGCATCCGGACTCACAGCTGCGTTTTCGTCGTCTCATGCCGCTCCTTATGCCGGGCAGAGTATCCAATTCACTGATCAGTCGACCGGAACACCGGTCAGCTGGGAGTGGAATTTCGGTGACGGTACAACCAGTACCGTCCAGAACCCTACCCACACATTCCTAACAGCAAACAGTTATACGGTGACATTGAAAGTCACCAATGCAGGTGGCGCTAGCAACACTACTACAAAAACCGTGACGGTCACCTCGACTGGAAGCACCTTCCTGCTAATGAGCGATGCCGGCTCTAATGGGGGAAACCTGCCAATATATTACACTATTGACGGCAGCGGAGCATCTCCGGCCCTTGCCTGGGTCAACCCTCCACAGGGAACCACCAACTATGCACTGGTAATGACTACCCTGCCTGGTGATGGCACAACCCTCTACAACTGGGTGCTCTACAACATCCCTGACACATCGGTCAGCCTTGCAAGGAACAATACCGCTGTCGGCACAGCCGGCAAGACCAGCCATACAGTTCTGGGTTATGCCCCGCCACAGTCCACAGGTCCCGGCTCCAAGGCCTACACATTAACCCTGTACGCCCTTTCCGGCACGCCCAGCCTCCCGGCCGACCCATCACAGGTCACCGGAGATCTGCTCACAACGGCTATTGCCAATATAACCCTCGGGTCAAGCTCACTGAGCCTCAGCTACGCCCGAACGGCACCTGAGCCCGGATTCAGTTGGCAGGCAGCCGACACCGCCATCATCTTCACCAATACCTCCGGGCTCAGCGCCACCAGTTGGTTGTGGGATTTCGGAGACGGCGCAACTGCTACGAATCAGAGCCCAATCCACACCTATCACAATTACGGTACCTACCAGGTGACGCTCACCGTCGGAAACGAATTTGGCAGCAGCAGTATCACAAAGACCATTACAGTGGCCTCTACGGCGCCGATGGGGATGAACAACGTACAAACCATATCAGACGGAGCGCAGCGGACAACCCTGGCTTTTTCAGCATTTGCAATGATGAACGGCAATCTGAACTCACAGTCGTTCTTCCCTCCCGGCAAGGTGGCCGACTACACCGGCTTCCAGTATCTGCGCGACAACGATCTGGACGGTATGGGACACAACACCAGCTTCCTCACCAGGGTTGCTGAGAACGTCATCTACATTCTGAGTGACGAGCAGTTCCGGCAGTTGACAATTCTGGCGACAGCCCAACAGGCTGACATCAGCAGTTACGGTTATGGTCGATTCAAGCTGATGAAAGCCTTCCGGCATCTGCTCAGTGGCGATATCCCTTCCGGATCGACGGGACTCAGCTTGGACGCAGTGAAGAGTGTTTCGCGCCAGCTGTACCTGATCGACGGAAAAATCAGTTATGACCGGGCTCTCCTGTATGCGAACGTTCTCAATGGGATGAGCAGTTCCCAGAAGGCCTACCTGGAAGCCATGAAAGGGAAAGGATGGGCTTCCTGGCCCGACACCTCCATTGAAGGATCCGCAATGAGAGCTGAGATTCAGAGAAAGATGGGAACCCTCTTGAGGCAGTACGGCGGCGATGCCGTTGCGGTGATGACCTACGCCGGTGACCTGTTCAGCTGGTATGCCGGCTCTATCGAGGCAGACGTCTATTTCTGCCCTGAGCGGCAAGGCACCTATTATGGCGGCTTCTATATGAAGGACGCCCCGGCGATCGGCCACGAGGGGTATGCCATCAGCACCTCGCTCACCGCCGATGTCGGCACAGTCTTAAGCGACAGCACCAAGGGATATGTCACGGAGACGCAGGCTGCGCTGATGTCGGGACTGGTGGATACCCAGCGGAACAACCTCTATGCCGGCAGTACAAGTATAGTCTCTATCCGGTTACAGATTGCAACCCTGTTGCGAAAGCTGCTGATAACAAGTGACACTGACAAGTCGATCTTCAATCAGGTGATGAGCCTGTCAGGAACTTACGGCGACCTTGACGGCGAAAATAACTACAACTACGCGACAGTGTTCGCTAACGTGTACCAGAGCCTCGGCACCATGATTCTCAATGGAGAGACCATCGACCAGAAGGCAAAGATCACAGCGCTCTATTCTTCCATTATGAAGGGAAATTACACCGACACCAACGGCAATATCATTGGAACGTACGACTTTTCCGGGTCATGCCCGGCACCGTTCCTTTATTCCGCTCCGTTGGCCGCAACTGATTCCGGATTTGTCGCCAATACTAGTGATACAGCTGTCTATCCACTCTTCGGGCTGACTGCGCCTTAG
- a CDS encoding response regulator transcription factor: MSTILIIDDDKDLCELLRDYLAAEGFSVESVYNGLDGADQAISGSYTLVVLDVMLPGINGFDVLRKIRAASKIPVLMLTARGEDVDRIVGLEMGADDYLPKPFNPRELVARIRAVLRRMEATHETQSNTGRIIVGDVELIAGTRTVLRSGEKVDLTTVEFAILEILLRQVGKVVSRDDLVKQGLGRTLTAYDRSIDVHVSSLRKKLGPSSGQSERIKTIRNIGYLYSAAM; the protein is encoded by the coding sequence ATGAGCACCATTCTAATCATCGACGATGACAAGGATCTGTGCGAACTGCTCAGGGACTATCTCGCTGCGGAAGGTTTTTCTGTGGAGTCGGTCTATAATGGTCTGGACGGAGCTGACCAAGCCATTTCCGGCTCATATACTCTTGTCGTACTCGATGTTATGCTCCCCGGGATAAACGGCTTCGATGTACTGAGAAAAATTCGCGCAGCCTCAAAAATCCCGGTGCTCATGCTGACGGCACGGGGGGAGGATGTGGATCGAATCGTCGGTCTGGAGATGGGTGCTGACGACTATCTGCCAAAACCGTTCAACCCCCGGGAGCTGGTAGCAAGGATTCGGGCGGTATTGCGACGGATGGAGGCGACTCATGAGACACAATCAAATACCGGCAGGATCATCGTTGGAGATGTTGAACTTATTGCCGGTACACGTACCGTGCTTCGCTCAGGCGAGAAAGTGGATTTGACCACGGTGGAGTTCGCCATTCTCGAAATTCTGTTGCGCCAGGTCGGTAAGGTGGTATCACGCGATGATCTGGTAAAGCAGGGATTGGGACGAACCCTTACCGCCTACGACCGGAGTATCGATGTGCATGTAAGCAGTCTACGGAAAAAACTGGGGCCGTCGTCAGGCCAGTCGGAGCGGATCAAAACCATCCGCAACATTGGCTACCTATATTCTGCTGCGATGTAG